The window CGATGGTGTCCCGCCACGGTTTCCTGTCCGGCTGTGCGCATCCGCCACTCCCGTCGCCGTGCCGGCGGTGCTGCCTGCGCGCCTGCCGGTCCTGAGTGTGTGTCGCGGGTGGCGTTCCCCGACCTGTCCGGTTCTAACGCGCCACCGTCGCAGCGGACCATTCCGGTTGAGTTACCTTGGCCCGTCCGGCGTTGACATATCAGTTTTTATCCCTCCCTACCGGGTACCCGGTGAACATCCGGCCGTAGTGTCGGCTCAGCGCAGGGGGTGCGCCGTGAACGACGTTCCGTCCACGCACACCGAGCAGCACAAGCCGCTGCGGATTGCCATGATCGTGCCGCCCTACTACGAGCTACCTCCGCCCGGTTACGGCGGCGTCGAGCAGGTCTGCGCCGCACTGGTCGACGCGTTGGTCGCCCGGGGCAACGAAGTGACGCTGTTCGGAGCCGGCAGCCGGACCGGGACCGCCGCGAACTTCGTCAGTACCGTCCGCGAGTTGCAGTCCGACCGGCTCGGTCACTCCCTGCCGGAACTCGTCCATCTGGCCCGGGTGGACCGGCTCATCGAGGACGACACCTTCGACGTCGTGCACGACCACACCACCGTCGGTCCGCTCGCCGCCACCCGTCGGCGGGTGCCGACGGTGGTCACCGTGCACAATTCGCCGGACGGCGAGCTGGGTGAGTATCTGCGCGGTATCGACCGAGCCGTCGCGTTGGTGGCGATCTCCTACGCGCAGCGTCGTGTCGGTGGCGGCCTGCCGTGGGCGGCGACCGTGCACAACGGGCTGGCCGCCGACGTTCGGCCCAAGCCGGTGCCGGCCGACGGCCCGGTGCTGTGGCTCGGGCGCTTCGCTGCGGACAAGGGCCCGGACCTGGCGATCGAGGCCTGCCGGACGGCCGGCGTGCCGCTCGTTCTTGCCGGCAAGGCGACCGAGCCGTCCGAGCGGCGCTATCTCGAGGACGTCGTCCAGCCGATCCTCGGCCCCGACGTCGAGCTGCTGGTCAACCCCGACCGACAGCGGTGCTGGCAACTGCTCTCCGAAGCCCGGTGCCTGCTCATGCCGATCCGCTGGGAGGAACCGTTCGGGATGGTGATGCTGGAGGCGATGGCCTGCGGCACCCCGGTCGTCGCCCTCAACCGGGGTGCGGTGCCGGAGGTGGTGCGTCACGGCGAGACGGGGATGGTCTGCACCGACCCGGCCGAGCTGCCGGAGGCCATCGAGCGGGCCGGAAAACTGGACCCGCGGGTGTGCGCGGAGCACGTACGGCTGTCGTTCTCGCCGGATCTGATGGCGTCCCGGTACGAGCGGATCTACCACCGGTGGAAGTACGCGATGTCGCTCGCGGCGCCGACCGACGGCGAACCGGAGCCGGTGCAGCGACCGGAGCACGACCTGTTGCCGCTGGTGGTCGACGGCTGAATCCGGTTGGTGCGGGCGGCCGGGCCGCCCGCACCAACCCGAAGGCGGGCGGTCCACGGCATGCGACTGCACAACTGCTCGGGTGGCGGTTCGTGACCAGCCGCGTAGGGTGGTGCTTGAGCAGCGGTCCCGGTGCGCTGTCCGGGACCGGTCAACCGGGACAAGGGAGTGGGGCCTGGCTGGTGAGCACCGCCGACGTCACGGACTGGGAACCGGGCGACGGGCGGGTCTGCACACCCGAGTCGACGGCGACGGCGGCTTACGGAGCTGTCCCGCCCGGTGCTGCGGCTGATCCCCGACTCCGGCATGGGGAGCCGACCATACCGTCCGCCGCAGCCCTGAGCGGACCTCCCGGGCAGGCCACCGTCGACAACTTCCGCGAAGGGCTGCTGATCTGTGACGGTGCCGGGGTGGTTCGGCAGTTGGACGCCACCGCCCGACGGCTGCTGCCGGAGCTGGTCCTCGGGCAGGTGGTCGCCGCCAGCGGCATCGTGGGGCTGGACCCGGCCACCTGGGACAGTTCCTCCGCTGCGGAGCTGACCCACCACGGACACCGGCTGCGGTTGCGCCGGGTTCCCTTGGCGCACGACCGGATCGCCTGGTATGTCGACGACGCGACCGAGCCCACCGCGCGCGCTGACGCCCTGCTCGCCGAGCGGGCCCGCTGGATGTTCCTGGCCAACGCCAGCCAGCAACTCGGCAACCCACTGCACGAGGACCGGGCAGCCCGGGCCGCCGTGCGGCTCGCGGTGCCGACGCTGGGACAGTCCGCGGTGCTGGTGGTCGCACCCCGCCGTGGTCGCGCCCACTGGTGGCGGGCCGTCGATCCGGGTACCGGTGGGAAACCACCGGTCGACGGCGGCGCGATCGCGGTGACGGAGCTGCCACCGGCGTTCACCGAGGCGTTGCGTGGCGTCGAGGCGACCTCCCTGGACTGGCTTGCCGATCAACTCGTCGACCTGGGTTGGCTGTCCCCGCCGCAGGGCCGGGATTCCGCCGTGCGGGTCGCCGCCCTGCCGGGCAGCACGCATCCGACCGGCGTGCTGCTGGTCGCCCGACCCGGTCCGGTCGGATTCGACGACGCCGATCTGCATCTGTTGCGGGGGTTCGCCGCCCGCGCCGGCTCCGCGCTCGACGCTGCGGTCCTCTACCGTGACCAGTCGGAGATCGCGGAGACCCTGCAGGCCAGCCTGTTGCCGGCGGTGCCCCGACCGGTGCCGGGTGTGCAGTGGGGCACCGCGTACCGGCCGGCCCCGTCGTCGCTGCGTATCGGTGGCGACTTCTACGGCGCATTCGACCTGCCCGAGCGCGAGGTGCTGTTCTTTCTCGGTGACGTCTCGGGTAAGGGCGTCGAAGCGGCGGTGTTCACCGGCCAGGTACGCCAGGCGCTGCAGGCGCTGCGTAACGTCGAGACCGATCCGAGACGACTACTCCGCCTGCTCAACGAGTCAGTCCTGGAGACGACCCAGGCCCAGGGGCAGGGCCGGTTCGCGACAATTGTGCTCGGGTCGGCCCGTCCGGCCCGCGACGGTGGTCTGACGCTCACCCTGGCCGGCGGTGGTCACCTACCGCCGTTGGTGCTGCGGGGCGACGCTACGGTGCAGACGGTGCCGCTCAGCGGCATGCTGATCGGCGTGGTCCCGCAGCCGCGGATCGGTCAGTTGACCGTCGACCTCGCGCCCGGTGAGACGTGCCTGCTCTACAGCGACGGGGTCACCGAGGCCCGTGGCGGGCGGTACGGCACCGAGCAGTACGGTCTCGACCGGCTCACGCAGGCGTTGCAGGGGTGTCATCAGCTGCCGGCGCCGGCACTCGCCGAACGGGTGGAGCAGTTGGCGGGGGACTGGCTGGCCGGCCGCGAGCACGACGACATCGCCGTGCTCGCGGTTCGCGCTGATCCGCCCGGCCACTTGCTGCGGTACCGGCGTCTGCCTGCCAGGTCCGACCCAGGACCGGACAGCTGACGGTAGTGGTCGCACCGTCAGCTGTCGAGGTAGGTGGCGCGTACCCGGCCCTGCTGAACTTCCTTGCGGCCGCAGACGAGGTCGCCGCGCTGGCGTTGGCCGAGGAGTTGCTGGCGGCCGGGGTTCCGGCCGAGTCGGTACTGCTGGATCTGATCGCGCCGGCCCAGGTCCAGGTCGGCCGATGGTGGCAGCGCAACGAGTGGTCGGTGGCCCAGGAGCACGCGGCGACGCATGTCAGTGAGTTGATGGTCGCCGCGGTCACTACCTGGGCCGCGCCCCGGCCACACCGGGGCAGGGTGATCGTGGCCTGCCTGGACGGGGAGTGGCACGCGCTGCCGATGCGTCTGCCGCAGGCACATCACACCATTCAGGCCTGCCAGCGGGCCGACGTGCCGGTCCTGGTCGGCGGCCGGGGCTTCGGACCCGACGGCCGGTGGGCCCGGGCGATGGGGGTGGGGTGGGCTCCGGACGCCCGGGCCGCGCGGCGGACCTGCTCGCCGAGTCCGGCGGTGACCTGGCCCGCACGGTCGGGGCGACCAGCCGGCTCGGCGGCGAGGAGTACGCCGGGCTGTTGAGCAGGCGTGCCGAGATCATCGACGTCGCGCTGGACGATCTGCGGCACCGGGAACCGTCGACGGCCGGCTACACCACCGGGCAGTGGGACGCAACGGTCGTCGATCTCGGTCACCTGGTGGACTTCCTTTCCGCTGCGGTCTACGTGGACGACTCCACGTTGTTCGTCGAGGCCGTCGACTGGACGACGGAGGTACTCGGGTCCCGCGGTGTCCCGGTGGCCGGCATGCGACGTACTCTGCGTGTATTTGCAAGCACATTGCGTGACTTTCCTCGGGTCTATCAATTTCTGCTCGACGGCCAGCGAGCCCTTGACCTCTGTGATCCGAGCTGATTTCACTGTCGAGGTCGACGGATTCGGCAGCTGGTACTTGATCGATCTGTCCCTTGTGCGGCACTAGTCGCGAACGTGTTCACCGACTGTTCCCAAAAACGGGCGCAAAGTAATTAACGCAATAATAATCGCGTACTGGCGCAAAAGACATTTAGCTATACCAAGCACAACTTATCTTCCCTATCCTTCGGGTGTATCCGAGGGATTGAGGAGGTGGCGACATGCGTGACAACGATTGGCTGTGACCCCGGACCTGTTCCATGGACGGTGAGTTATGAGACGCTAACGCGAGGCTCATGTGGATGAAGCTGTCCAGACAGGAAGTGAGGCGACGACGACGGTGCGTGACGACGGGGTGGATCGGCGGCTGACGCCGCTCGTCGGGCTCATCGTCTGCTGTGGCCTGGTGGCGATGGCGTGGGCGGTGTCCGGGATCGGCGCACCGCCCAGCCTCCCCGCCCTCTACTACCCCCTGGTGCTCACCAGCCTCGTCGCCGTGGCGAGCGGCTGCACCGTACCGATCCGGATCCGAACCCCGCAGGGCATCTCGCCGACCAGCGCCGCGGTGCTGGTGTCGGTCGCGGTGCTGCCGGCGCACTGGGTCGTCGTGTGCACGGCCGTAGGCGTAGCCGTCGGGCGTTCCGTCGCCCGGTCCACGCCGGTCAAGGTGGCTTTTGCCACGGCCAAGGAATCGATCGGCGCGCTGGCCGCTGCGGCGGCCGCGACGTGGGCCGGTCTCGTGCCGGTGCTGGGCGGCACCAGCCACCTGACCCGGTCCTGGACAGTCACCGTCATCTCGCTCTGCGTCGCGGCGCTGGCCTACGCGGCGGTTGACGAGACGCTGCCGGTGCCGGTGGTCGCGCTGGCGGACCGGACATCCTGGCAGCGGGTGGTGCGCCGGGGCGCTCGGATGCGGGCCGGTGTGAAGGTCGCCACGTTGCTGCTCGCCCTGGTCACGGTGGTCGTGGTCGCGGTTGACGCACGCCTGCTGGTGGCTACCCCGTTGGCGGTCCTGCTGCTGCACTCCAGCTTTCGCCGGCGGCTGCATCTGGCCGAGGAACGGTCGGCCTGGCGGCAGCTGGCCGAGACCACCGACGCCCTCAACAACGTGGACCTCGACGCGGTACTGCGTACCGCGTCGTCTGGAGCCGCGCGGCTCTTCTCGGCCCGAATCGTCGAGATCGAGTTCCAGCACGGCCCGCAGCGACGCCTGGTGCGGGGCGATGAGCACGGCCTACGGTACGACGGTCCGGTGGATCATGCCGTGCCCGGCGTCGGCGGTGACCTGGTCACGGTGCCGCTCGGCGCCACCGGCGGCGCCGAGCAGGCCGCCGGTGCGCTGCGGCTCGCCCTCGCCGGCGCGGGTCTGTCCGACCGCGAGCGCTACACGTTGCGTACCTTCGGCGCGGCGCTGACCACCGCGATCCGCAACGCCATCGCCTACGCGCAGGTGATCGACCTCGCGGCCCGGCACGAGCACGACGCCACCCATGATCCGCTGACCGGCCTGGCGAACCGTCGGCACCTGCGGGAACGACTCACCGCCGCGTTGGCCGACCGGCGCAGCCTGCCTCGCACCGCCCTGGTGCTCATCGACCTCGATCACTTCAAAGAGGTCAACGACACGCTCGGGCACTCCGCCGGTGACCAGGTTCTGGTGGAGGTCGGCCGACGGCTGGACCTGGCCGCCGCCGGTGACCTCGTCGCCCGACTGGGCGGCGACGAGTTCGCCATTCTGCTCACCGGACACGCGGCGCCGGCCCGCGCCGAGCACCAGGCGGCACGGATCCTGCAGGTGCTGCGTGACCCGATGGACCTCGACGGGATCCGGATCAGCCTGCGGGCCAGTGCCGGACTGGCCACGGCGAACGGCAACGCCAGCACCGAGGAGCTGCTGCGGCGGGCGGACGTGGCGATGTACCAGGCCAAGGAGAGCGGCCGCGGGCTGACCAGGTACGACCGTAGCCGGGACACCGCCGACCCGGACCGGCTTGCCCTGCGCGGTGAGCTTCCCGCCGCGCTGGCCGGTCACCACTACGCGGTCGGCTTCGACCCGATCGTCGATCTCGGCAGCGGATCGGCGGTCGCCGCCGAAGCGGTGGTGCGATGGGGCAACACCGACCTCGGTGACCAGCCGGCAGCCGGAATGCTCGCGCTGGTCGAGCGCTCCGGCTGGCTCGCCGAGTTCACCCGGGGGATATTCGACCGGACGCTCGCCGCCACCCGGCTGCTGCGGGACGCCGGCTTCGTGCTTCCCGTGTCCATCGGCATCTCCGCGCGGAGCCTGCTGGATCCCGCGTTCCCTGCCGACGTGCGGCACCGGCTGGACGTGCACCGGGTGCCGGCCGACCAGCTGATCGTCGAACTCACCGAGACGACCGGGATCAGCTGCCCGGACATGGCGCTGAGCGCCCTGCACCAGTTGCACGACGACGGGGTGCGGATCGCGTTCGCCGGATTCGGCACGTCCGACGCGCCGCTGTCCGCGCTGCTGCGCATTCCGGTGCACCTGGTGAAGGTCGACCATCGGCTGCTCGCCGTACCGGAGAACTCGCCGGCGGCGTTGCGGTCACTGGTCGGCCTGGGCCGCGACCTCGCGAACACTGTGGTCGCCAACGGCGTCTCCACCCCCGGTCAGCGACGGACGCTGTGGGAGCTGGGCTGCGCCGCCGGTCAGGGCAGTCTGTTCGGTCCGGCCGCCGCCAACGTCGACGAGCTGGTCGCGATGCTGCGCCGCGGCCGCGACGGGGTCGTCGGGGCGCTCGCCCCGAGCCTGCATCCGGGGGCGAACATCGTCCGGATGCCGCGGCTGCGTCGGGCCGGATCAGGGTGACCGTGAGCCGGACCGGGTCAACGTGGCGGCGTCCGGACCGGGGCACCGTCGCTACCGACCGGAT is drawn from Micromonospora sp. Llam0 and contains these coding sequences:
- a CDS encoding PP2C family protein-serine/threonine phosphatase, translated to MSTADVTDWEPGDGRVCTPESTATAAYGAVPPGAAADPRLRHGEPTIPSAAALSGPPGQATVDNFREGLLICDGAGVVRQLDATARRLLPELVLGQVVAASGIVGLDPATWDSSSAAELTHHGHRLRLRRVPLAHDRIAWYVDDATEPTARADALLAERARWMFLANASQQLGNPLHEDRAARAAVRLAVPTLGQSAVLVVAPRRGRAHWWRAVDPGTGGKPPVDGGAIAVTELPPAFTEALRGVEATSLDWLADQLVDLGWLSPPQGRDSAVRVAALPGSTHPTGVLLVARPGPVGFDDADLHLLRGFAARAGSALDAAVLYRDQSEIAETLQASLLPAVPRPVPGVQWGTAYRPAPSSLRIGGDFYGAFDLPEREVLFFLGDVSGKGVEAAVFTGQVRQALQALRNVETDPRRLLRLLNESVLETTQAQGQGRFATIVLGSARPARDGGLTLTLAGGGHLPPLVLRGDATVQTVPLSGMLIGVVPQPRIGQLTVDLAPGETCLLYSDGVTEARGGRYGTEQYGLDRLTQALQGCHQLPAPALAERVEQLAGDWLAGREHDDIAVLAVRADPPGHLLRYRRLPARSDPGPDS
- a CDS encoding glycosyltransferase family 4 protein, with the protein product MIVPPYYELPPPGYGGVEQVCAALVDALVARGNEVTLFGAGSRTGTAANFVSTVRELQSDRLGHSLPELVHLARVDRLIEDDTFDVVHDHTTVGPLAATRRRVPTVVTVHNSPDGELGEYLRGIDRAVALVAISYAQRRVGGGLPWAATVHNGLAADVRPKPVPADGPVLWLGRFAADKGPDLAIEACRTAGVPLVLAGKATEPSERRYLEDVVQPILGPDVELLVNPDRQRCWQLLSEARCLLMPIRWEEPFGMVMLEAMACGTPVVALNRGAVPEVVRHGETGMVCTDPAELPEAIERAGKLDPRVCAEHVRLSFSPDLMASRYERIYHRWKYAMSLAAPTDGEPEPVQRPEHDLLPLVVDG
- a CDS encoding bifunctional diguanylate cyclase/phosphodiesterase, which translates into the protein MRDDGVDRRLTPLVGLIVCCGLVAMAWAVSGIGAPPSLPALYYPLVLTSLVAVASGCTVPIRIRTPQGISPTSAAVLVSVAVLPAHWVVVCTAVGVAVGRSVARSTPVKVAFATAKESIGALAAAAAATWAGLVPVLGGTSHLTRSWTVTVISLCVAALAYAAVDETLPVPVVALADRTSWQRVVRRGARMRAGVKVATLLLALVTVVVVAVDARLLVATPLAVLLLHSSFRRRLHLAEERSAWRQLAETTDALNNVDLDAVLRTASSGAARLFSARIVEIEFQHGPQRRLVRGDEHGLRYDGPVDHAVPGVGGDLVTVPLGATGGAEQAAGALRLALAGAGLSDRERYTLRTFGAALTTAIRNAIAYAQVIDLAARHEHDATHDPLTGLANRRHLRERLTAALADRRSLPRTALVLIDLDHFKEVNDTLGHSAGDQVLVEVGRRLDLAAAGDLVARLGGDEFAILLTGHAAPARAEHQAARILQVLRDPMDLDGIRISLRASAGLATANGNASTEELLRRADVAMYQAKESGRGLTRYDRSRDTADPDRLALRGELPAALAGHHYAVGFDPIVDLGSGSAVAAEAVVRWGNTDLGDQPAAGMLALVERSGWLAEFTRGIFDRTLAATRLLRDAGFVLPVSIGISARSLLDPAFPADVRHRLDVHRVPADQLIVELTETTGISCPDMALSALHQLHDDGVRIAFAGFGTSDAPLSALLRIPVHLVKVDHRLLAVPENSPAALRSLVGLGRDLANTVVANGVSTPGQRRTLWELGCAAGQGSLFGPAAANVDELVAMLRRGRDGVVGALAPSLHPGANIVRMPRLRRAGSG
- a CDS encoding B12-binding domain-containing protein, producing the protein MVAPSAVEVGGAYPALLNFLAAADEVAALALAEELLAAGVPAESVLLDLIAPAQVQVGRWWQRNEWSVAQEHAATHVSELMVAAVTTWAAPRPHRGRVIVACLDGEWHALPMRLPQAHHTIQACQRADVPVLVGGRGFGPDGRWARAMGVGWAPDARAARRTCSPSPAVTWPARSGRPAGSAARSTPGC